The following coding sequences lie in one Helicobacter fennelliae genomic window:
- a CDS encoding PD-(D/E)XK nuclease family protein, protein MQDFVDSELFVFSTQRLVLDFYAKNPQASSADIANSQDLHLRAQDSHTQTPHTQAQVQTPQTPIERAMSVGDFFAHVFFVPDRMLIPRNIQKVILCNIIADMPNITNVFVFEHSFLGYLESSDFLISFFRELTLHNVDLKQIPLQDIYGDYVEHLQILEQIWDRFSQKLQEYKFCATPKISEIQIVSEFLRAFSKVHIALDGFLNPLEIFILQQAMQITSIILHIQIDRYNKEHFKWLGISLCENHNYEIDLASKTILSQSAYPQALDIKAFGFSMRISQASYVLEKIQELLGAGIDADKIAVVLPSKDYQNFLYTLDLARNLNYAMGKSIVDSEWFMVLEKTLSQAESIDSSESYFDFINQCIAQSQISHQIPSVILHKIQEILLQYEPIHAEIQKLQWADFVELFLREIKELSIDDVGGGQIRVMEVLETRGLDLEYVFVVDFNASTIPKVKDSDMFLNSALRQSLDMPTMKDRQDLQKHYYYQLFLRASKARLTYCANDEENPASMIDELGIPTFDGDERFALFEQIAMKPYQEEEIIDTIDSSFVFSYSSLKVLLQCKRKFYYYYMCNLKKPLPPNTNQEIGESIHDSLKEAYGAHLNQMLYQKDIEMIEREFYAHILPQSRIQEFLFEFHRFEMARFWEYEKQRAQNGFQVIGCEVAKEGVIEGRRVKGRFDRIDIENGVIKIFDYKFQKYPKTDKEAQRFLSLQLGLYTMLEAQNLESSAESRDIEVGAFFLRDSNVFQSISKEALHNAKEEIQSALQESHAEMNFEKADYKQCARCEYVAFCNRA, encoded by the coding sequence ATGCAAGATTTTGTAGATTCTGAATTATTTGTTTTTTCTACCCAAAGGCTTGTGCTTGATTTTTATGCCAAAAATCCACAAGCCAGTAGTGCTGACATTGCAAACTCGCAAGATTTGCACTTACGCGCCCAAGATTCACACACTCAAACCCCGCACACTCAAGCACAAGTCCAAACCCCGCAAACTCCTATAGAAAGGGCTATGAGTGTAGGGGATTTTTTTGCTCATGTATTTTTTGTGCCTGATAGAATGCTTATTCCGCGCAATATCCAAAAAGTCATTTTGTGTAATATTATCGCTGATATGCCAAACATCACAAATGTTTTTGTGTTTGAGCATAGTTTTTTGGGGTATTTAGAAAGTAGCGATTTTTTGATCTCATTTTTTCGAGAGCTTACATTGCATAATGTTGATTTAAAGCAGATTCCGCTTCAAGATATTTATGGGGATTATGTCGAGCATTTGCAGATTCTAGAGCAGATTTGGGATCGCTTTAGTCAAAAGCTTCAAGAATACAAATTCTGCGCGACACCAAAAATTTCAGAGATACAAATAGTAAGTGAGTTTTTGCGTGCTTTTTCTAAGGTGCATATAGCTTTAGATGGGTTTTTAAATCCATTAGAGATTTTTATTTTGCAGCAAGCCATGCAGATTACGTCAATTATTCTACACATTCAAATCGATCGATATAATAAGGAGCATTTCAAATGGCTAGGAATCAGCCTTTGTGAAAATCACAATTACGAAATTGACCTTGCTTCAAAAACAATCCTTTCTCAAAGCGCATATCCGCAGGCTTTGGATATAAAGGCTTTTGGCTTTAGTATGCGTATCTCGCAAGCAAGCTATGTGCTTGAAAAAATACAAGAGCTTTTGGGAGCTGGCATAGATGCGGATAAAATTGCTGTTGTGTTGCCATCAAAAGATTATCAAAACTTTTTATACACGCTTGATCTTGCGCGCAATCTCAACTATGCAATGGGTAAAAGCATTGTAGATTCTGAATGGTTTATGGTATTAGAAAAAACATTAAGTCAAGCAGAATCCATAGATTCTTCAGAATCTTATTTTGACTTTATAAATCAATGCATTGCGCAATCTCAGATTTCACATCAGATCCCATCTGTAATCCTTCATAAAATCCAAGAGATTTTGCTGCAATATGAGCCAATACACGCAGAGATACAAAAGCTTCAATGGGCAGATTTTGTGGAGCTTTTTTTGAGAGAAATAAAAGAGCTAAGTATTGATGATGTGGGTGGTGGGCAGATTCGAGTTATGGAGGTTTTGGAGACTCGGGGGCTTGATTTGGAGTATGTGTTTGTGGTTGATTTTAATGCAAGCACTATACCAAAAGTCAAAGATAGCGATATGTTTTTAAATAGCGCATTGCGTCAAAGCCTTGATATGCCTACGATGAAAGATAGGCAGGATTTGCAAAAACATTATTATTATCAGCTTTTTTTGCGAGCAAGTAAGGCGCGATTGACATATTGCGCAAATGATGAGGAGAATCCAGCAAGTATGATTGATGAGCTTGGTATTCCTACATTTGATGGAGATGAGCGGTTTGCGCTTTTTGAGCAAATAGCGATGAAGCCATATCAAGAAGAAGAAATCATTGATACGATAGATTCTAGCTTTGTGTTTTCGTATTCGAGCTTAAAGGTGCTTTTGCAGTGTAAGCGCAAATTTTATTATTACTATATGTGTAATCTCAAAAAACCACTACCACCAAATACAAATCAAGAAATCGGAGAATCTATCCACGATAGCCTCAAAGAAGCCTATGGAGCGCACCTTAATCAAATGCTTTATCAAAAAGATATTGAGATGATTGAGAGAGAATTTTATGCGCACATACTGCCACAAAGCAGAATCCAAGAGTTTTTGTTTGAGTTTCATCGCTTTGAAATGGCGAGATTTTGGGAGTATGAGAAGCAAAGGGCGCAAAATGGCTTTCAAGTCATCGGCTGTGAGGTGGCAAAAGAGGGCGTAATTGAAGGCAGGAGAGTCAAGGGGCGATTTGATAGGATTGACATTGAAAATGGAGTCATAAAGATTTTTGACTATAAATTCCAAAAATATCCTAAAACCGATAAAGAAGCGCAAAGATTTTTAAGCCTGCAATTAGGCTTATACACGATGCTTGAGGCGCAAAATCTAGAATCTAGCGCAGAATCTAGAGACATTGAGGTTGGGGCGTTTTTTTTGAGAGATAGCAATGTGTTTCAATCAATCAGCAAGGAAGCATTGCATAATGCCAAAGAGGAGATACAAAGTGCATTGCAAGAATCGCACGCGGAGATGAACTTTGAAAAGGCTGATTATAAACAATGCGCAAGATGCGAATATGTGGCGTTTTGTAATCGCGCATAA
- a CDS encoding hydrogenase small subunit has translation METAQITNQNTHQITHQTRNEYITHKLTSHLQSLQDSGITREIDEEWLGSICALVGIPKDNLALCSHILSKKPLSNLVWLHLAECSGCTESILRLDKIDVGSLMFKYIRFEYHETLMGSAGFLAKDILDKLDSEDFILVVEGGVPFGESSLFFTSGASGTTGEQECRHLASKAEAIFAVGTCSSFGGVQAAYPNPTNAVGLDTFLEQKVVNISGCPPSDTNIVASIMYYILMQEYPPLDSLNRPLWSYGKSLHDMCERKVRFDSGDFVQSFDDIHMQNGYCLYKVGCKGPYTFNNCPKVKFNSKTSWPIQAGHGCIACSEPNFWDSFGYLEEPPNNTSAYNAKPKVLNIFTLDTSKNKPLEQILHICLDSKSQTRIYTQAESKITESKDFLALDFESNLLALLQQISSKNKLGARLVENYHKWAESQKINLNGALDSRRSQNLSDVFRVMYEMFVGLGGKDCDTSYEDFMGEMCEDFRQYDILCKKEFLNAAQSYLYPHISRFDFKLRVRENINENIDKNIENTNESVASASFSIEIDKAMRTPLSYLLGGLEMNGVAYSAVSCVCEVLSQAITQICKQENIHIITFSGDMAESLIIQDRLLAYLPKWIRIV, from the coding sequence ATGGAAACAGCGCAAATAACAAACCAAAACACACATCAAATAACACATCAAACACGCAATGAATACATAACCCACAAGCTCACTTCGCATTTGCAATCCTTGCAAGATTCTGGCATTACGCGCGAAATAGATGAGGAATGGCTTGGCTCTATATGCGCTTTGGTTGGTATTCCAAAAGATAATCTCGCACTTTGTAGCCATATCCTCTCAAAAAAGCCTTTAAGCAATCTTGTTTGGCTTCATTTGGCAGAATGTAGTGGCTGCACAGAGAGTATATTGCGTCTTGATAAAATCGATGTAGGATCGTTGATGTTTAAATATATCCGCTTTGAATACCATGAGACATTAATGGGGTCAGCGGGATTTTTGGCAAAAGATATTTTAGATAAGCTTGATAGTGAGGATTTTATTTTGGTTGTTGAGGGCGGTGTGCCATTTGGCGAGTCATCATTGTTTTTTACTTCTGGAGCATCAGGGACAACAGGCGAGCAAGAATGCAGGCATTTAGCAAGCAAAGCAGAAGCTATTTTTGCTGTTGGGACTTGTTCTAGCTTTGGCGGGGTGCAAGCTGCCTATCCTAATCCTACAAATGCAGTTGGGCTTGATACATTTTTGGAGCAAAAGGTTGTCAATATCTCTGGCTGTCCGCCAAGTGATACAAATATTGTCGCAAGCATTATGTATTATATTCTTATGCAAGAGTATCCGCCATTAGATTCTCTCAATCGTCCTTTGTGGAGTTATGGGAAAAGTCTCCATGATATGTGCGAGCGCAAAGTAAGGTTTGATTCTGGGGATTTTGTGCAGAGTTTTGATGATATACATATGCAAAATGGATATTGTTTGTATAAAGTAGGCTGCAAAGGACCTTATACTTTTAATAACTGCCCAAAAGTCAAATTTAATTCCAAAACAAGCTGGCCAATCCAAGCTGGGCATGGCTGTATCGCTTGTAGTGAGCCAAATTTTTGGGATAGCTTTGGCTACTTAGAAGAGCCACCAAACAATACTTCAGCCTATAATGCTAAACCTAAAGTATTAAATATATTTACCCTTGATACATCAAAGAATAAGCCACTTGAGCAAATATTGCATATTTGTTTAGATTCTAAATCTCAAACAAGAATCTACACACAAGCAGAATCTAAAATTACAGAATCTAAGGATTTTTTGGCACTTGATTTTGAATCAAACCTGCTTGCTTTGCTTCAACAAATCAGTAGCAAAAATAAGCTTGGCGCAAGACTTGTAGAAAACTACCACAAATGGGCAGAATCTCAAAAAATTAATCTCAATGGCGCGCTAGATTCTAGGCGAAGCCAGAATCTTAGCGATGTATTTAGGGTGATGTATGAAATGTTTGTTGGATTAGGTGGAAAAGATTGCGATACATCTTATGAAGATTTTATGGGTGAAATGTGTGAGGATTTTAGGCAATATGACATATTATGCAAAAAAGAATTTTTGAATGCCGCTCAAAGTTATTTGTATCCGCATATCAGCCGATTTGACTTCAAGCTACGCGTCCGCGAAAATATAAATGAAAATATAGATAAAAATATTGAAAATACAAATGAAAGCGTAGCAAGTGCAAGTTTCAGTATAGAGATTGACAAAGCTATGCGCACGCCATTGAGTTATTTGCTAGGTGGATTAGAAATGAATGGTGTAGCTTATAGTGCGGTGAGCTGTGTTTGTGAAGTGCTTTCTCAAGCGATCACTCAAATATGCAAGCAAGAAAATATACACATCATTACTTTTAGCGGTGATATGGCAGAATCTTTAATCATTCAAGATAGGCTTTTGGCATATCTTCCAAAATGGATTAGGATTGTGTAG
- a CDS encoding HdeD family acid-resistance protein has translation MKTFGSILWVLFSVMMIVAGVIGCFTPMETFLSFVFLLPVFLIVGGISNVIYYFNIKSISGANFVLLDGLLSIVFALVFIFGGLEFTSLTFVYFVAFMTLFKGILGIGYAFEVKKIGLDWVWILILGILNIIIALLFIANPKIAGLTIGVLIALFVLFFGLASLFGWWGSKKFFSQI, from the coding sequence ATGAAAACTTTTGGAAGCATACTTTGGGTGCTTTTTAGCGTAATGATGATTGTAGCTGGCGTGATAGGGTGCTTTACGCCAATGGAGACATTTTTGAGTTTTGTATTTTTACTTCCGGTTTTTTTGATTGTCGGTGGGATAAGCAATGTAATTTATTATTTCAATATCAAATCCATATCAGGTGCGAATTTTGTCTTGCTTGATGGGCTTTTAAGCATTGTGTTTGCGCTTGTTTTTATTTTTGGCGGGCTTGAATTTACCTCTTTGACTTTTGTGTATTTTGTGGCATTTATGACTTTATTTAAGGGGATTTTAGGCATCGGATATGCATTTGAAGTCAAAAAAATAGGGCTTGATTGGGTGTGGATTCTGATTTTGGGGATTCTCAATATCATCATTGCGCTTCTTTTTATCGCTAATCCAAAAATTGCTGGGCTAACTATTGGTGTGCTTATTGCGTTATTTGTGCTATTTTTTGGGTTGGCGTCATTGTTTGGCTGGTGGGGAAGCAAAAAATTCTTTAGTCAAATTTAA